From Penaeus monodon isolate SGIC_2016 chromosome 6, NSTDA_Pmon_1, whole genome shotgun sequence, the proteins below share one genomic window:
- the LOC119574575 gene encoding protein deltex-like, with protein MASSKQGLYVVVWEWENKQRRWRPYPPEVTQLLERAHSKNLRSAFLGDSDPALNNYSVNLSTMQQECKVTKEIVNVRRHFYPQSSPAGQGAVWQWSGDKPGDWHMYDMCVQCVIEESWGSGAQTVDLSKAYPMCPYVINFCNLTQMNSRTNFIRSIRRVQQASYPVGKPHVTPKQSRQVQGASCSTNNAASNNCGRVKPGTSTGVDRPRMRGNRGDDDFATADAKPRNFLNKMFGRGNSGNSGPNGTTKGGSLSPNNDHSNGRIGMNAWNGNNSASPPKPMPRTTLSSPVASNPPVPKPRTSVPYSKPVQHQHYHQQHEKHHLQHQQHHEHHHQQHQHHPHHHLHHQNQLQKQLQQHHHQPMQQRHCQQYPDDREDWVDVSRILRNDSGVGRFGSSHTLDSDCSSMQSGRRPSLDTISTYLSQDSCNVEDDASHMTRFHNHDESKFVQDLIQVDGAEENMDDDVFDEDKEVCEVMRGGAGQISPALLHSSSPIHSHHMHHQRQMSHNQVPSQQHCQFMPIAAAKNGSDLNLQQNGVKRKRTGERATPGHPRMDDIDDVENCQDIPIYANHTQRRHSHQKAQYGSRAPIAAEDRLLVQYTQAVNLPPDETCSICMWSLQESSGYSDDESEGAGNAMHLGGAVRYRVASLNLCGHLFHQACIREMAKSSPNFLECPNCKTLHGEKLGNQPDGKMSVAILQRSLPGHSDCSTIQITYNIQSGIQGPEHPHPGVPYTALGFPRIAYLPNNAKGKKVLSLLREAWQRRLIFTVGTSVTTGQADAVTWNEIHHKTEWNNSSGHGYPDPNYLDNILLELAAHGVTETTLV; from the exons ATGGCCTCATCAAAGCAGGGactatatgttgtggtgtgggagTGGGAGAACAAGCAg cGACGATGGAGGCCATATCCGCCAGAAGTTACACAGTTGCTGGAGCGAGCCCATTCAAAGAACTTGCGTTCAGCATTCTTGGGAGATTCGGATCCTGCCCTCAATAATTACTCTGTAAACCTTTCAACAATGCAACAAGAATGTAAAGTAACAA AGGAAATTGTAAATGTGAGAAGGCATTTTTACCCACAAAGTTCACCTGCTGGTCAAGGGGCTGTTTGGCAGTGGTCAGGAGATAAGCCTGGAGACTGGCATATGTATGacatgtgtgtgcagtgtgtcaTAGAGGAGTCTTGGGGATCG GGAGCGCAGACAGTGGACTTGAGTAAAGCATATCCAATGTGTCCTTATGTTATAAACTTCTGCAATCTAACACAG atgAATAGCCGTACGAATTTCATCCGGAGTATCAGGCGTGTGCAGCAAGCATCTTATCCTGTAGGGAAACCTCACGTGACTCCAAAGCAGTCACGCCAAGTTCAAG GAGCAAGTTGTAGTACCAACAATGCTGCAAGTAACAACTGCGGCAGAGTTAAACCTGGAACAAGTACTGGAGTTGATAGGCCAAGAATGAGAGGGAATCGTGGAGATGATGACTTTGCTACAGCAGATGCTAAACCACGTAATTTTTTGAACAAg ATGTTTGGACGTGGAAATAGTGGAAACAGTGGACCAAATGGCACTACCAAAGGTGGCTCATTAAGTCCAAATAATGACCATAGTAATGGTCGAATTGGAATGAATGCATGGAATGGCAATAATAGTGCCAGTCCTCCAAAGCCCATGCCTCGAACCACACTATCATCACCTGTGGCTAGTAACCCTCCTGTGCCCAAACCCCGAACTAGTGTCCCTTATTCTAAGCCAGTgcagcatcagcattatcatcagcaACATGAAAAGCACCACCTTCAGCACCAGCAGCATCATGAACACCATCACCAGCAACACCagcaccatcctcatcatcaccttcatcatcagaATCAGCTCCAAAAACAACTTCAGCAACACCATCACCAACCCATGCAACAGCGTCATTGCCAGCAGTATCCAGATGACAGAGAAGATTGGGTTGATGTGTCCAGGATATTAAG AAATGATTCTGGTGTTGGACGATTTGGTTCTAGCCACACCTTAGACTCTGACTGTAGCTCAATGCAGAGTGGGAGGCGTCCAAGTTTGGACACCATATCTACGTATTTGTCTCAAGATTCATGTAATGTGGAGGATGATGCCAGTCATATGACAAGGTTCCATAATCACGATGAAAGCAA ATTTGTACAGGACCTAATACAAGTTGATGGAGCTGAAGAGAACATggatgatgatgtttttgatgAAGATAAGGAAGTGTGTGAGGTAATGAGAGGTGGAGCTGGACAAATATCGCCTGCACTGTTGCACTCATCCTCACCCATACATTCCCATCATATGCATCATCAACGCCAGATGTCACACAACCAG gtTCCATCCCAGCAACATTGCCAATTCATGCCCATTGCAGCAGCTAAGAATGGTTCTGATTTGAACCTGCAACAAAATGGTGTCAAGCGGAAGCGAACTGGAGAACGAGCCACTCCGGGTCACCCTCGGATGGATGACATTGATGATGTAGAAAATTGCCAGGATATTCCCATCTATGCTAATCACACCCAACGTCGACATAGCCATCAGAAAGCTCAATATGGGTCTAGAGCTCCAATTGCTGCAGAGGATCGG TTATTGGTTCAGTATACACAGGCAGTAAACTTGCCTCCTGATGAGACGTGCTCCATCTGCATGTGGAGTTTGCAAGAATCTTCGGGTTATTCTGATGATGAAAGTGAAGGTGCTGGTAATGCAATGCACTTAGGAG GTGCAGTGAGATACAGAGTTGCAAGTCTGAATTTATGCGGCCATTTGTTTCACCAAGCTTGTATCAGAGAGATGGCAAAATCATCACCAAATTTCTTAGAATGTCCCAATTGTAAGACTCTGCATGGAGAGAAGCTGGGAAATCAGCCTGACGGTAAAATGTCTGTTGCAATATTGCAGCGATCTCTCCCAGGACACTCTGATTGCAGTACAATACAGATTACTTACAA CATCCAAAGTGGGATACAAGGACCAGAGCATCCTCATCCGGGGGTACCTTATACAGCATTAGGCTTCCCTCGGATAGCTTACCTTCCAAATaatgcaaaaggaaaaaag GTATTAAGTCTCTTGAGGGAAGCTTGGCAACGACGACTGATCTTCACAGTAGGAACATCAGTAACCACAGGCCAAGCAGATGCAGTCACCTGGAATGAGATTCACCACAAAACTGAGTGGAATAACAGCTCAGGTCATGGGTATCCAGACCCTAACTACCTAGACAACATTCTCCTAGAACTAGCTGCACATGGTGTTACTGAGACAACACTTGTTTGA